A stretch of the Aegilops tauschii subsp. strangulata cultivar AL8/78 chromosome 4, Aet v6.0, whole genome shotgun sequence genome encodes the following:
- the LOC109747833 gene encoding uncharacterized protein — translation MATLQLNHIARETGDVRGLAAFYEEVLGFERVPAPAYSGFQVAWLRLPGSPDVALHIIERDPAVAVAVAAPGAAQGGATPAQLPRRHHLAFSVADFDGFLTGLRTRGTQLFEKSQPDGRTRQVFFFDPDGNGLEVTSSSPGDK, via the coding sequence ATGGCGACGCTGCAGCTGAACCACATCGCGCGGGAGACCGGCGACGTGCGGGGCCTGGCCGCCTTCTACGAGGAGGTGCTGGGCTTCGAGCGCGTCCCGGCCCCGGCCTACTCCGGCTTCCAGGTCGCCTGGCTCCGCCTCCCGGGCTCCCCCGACGTCGCGCTCCACATCATCGAGCGGGACCCggccgtcgccgttgccgtcgCCGCCCCGGGGGCCGCGCAGGGAGGCGCCACGCCCGCGCAGCTGCCCAGGCGGCACCACCTCGCCTTCTCCGTGGCCGACTTCGACGGGTTCCTCACCGGGCTCAGGACCCGCGGCACCCAGCTGTTCGAGAAGTCCCAGCCCGACGGACGCACGCGCCAGGTCTTCTTCTTCGACCCCGACG
- the LOC109747835 gene encoding uncharacterized protein isoform X2, protein MIPQNVTVLVRRTAGQESENIVVVSSRKVIEDGSIASNRSVVTESVSKSCSSAEVKDEDAAIAAVIDAAELKWEEQSFKRGQAPGRFTSGRHNGHGSSEREAPPPGYVCRSCGVAGHFIQHCPQENQKPPPGYTCYRCRVPGHFIQHCPTIGDSKFDNYKMSRPVAPVVSPNPADDILSALAPAASVSVVDDLPAELHCQLCNKVMADAVLTSKCCFVSFCDKCIRDYIITHSKCICGVKVLADSLIPNPTVRSTISNLLGTRTCSTASGTGKHRSSSGSNADPKSQSHTTSAALERDTKQCMDNQLSQASPDARLQVATEGDQVDRPQKNSDLKSNTEGSAGRSVEKAIPNADLPKLKDVSESTMKNGTISGTLEPKVAKTDQLKKKRKKADSSKAVHPNNVDYGYNVPFDPAYCNPFNGGYQMGPFGVPDPYMYGSMGMPYGGFPMGPFGMNPFGNIPPQALAMQGYPPNYQSWENQAALHRDAEAAARSRQVSQGNAGAAARSRQTERPHDSGAWPRPSDRNQRMGSPQGNQRMGSPQGRELRDRPQSRPEPSERNQRLGSPRGRESRDRSRSRSKPSERSQRSVSPRRRESRDRSRSRPARSSRDHGRSDRGSSDYHEDHHDRKRMRVSSTVDGDTESSQRSRHSSRSSLRRDDASDDEQNFKRKWGR, encoded by the exons ATGATACCACAGAACGTAACTGTGCTGGTCCGCCGAACTGCTGGGCAAGAGTCGGAGAATATCGTCGTGGTCTCTTC GCGGAAAGTAATAGAAGATGGTTCTATAGCTTCAAACAGATCAGTGGTTACTGAATCAGTCTCAAAATCTTGTTCCTCCGCAGAAGTGAAAGATGAAGATGCTGCTATTGCAGCTGTGATTGATGCAGCTGAACTTAAATG GGAAGAGCAGTCATTTAAGAGAGGACAAGCTCCTGGAAGGTTTACATCAGGACGCCATAATG GCCATGGATCATCAGAAAGGGAGGCACCTCCACCTGGCTATGTGTGCCGCAGCTGCGGAGTTGCAGGCCATTTCATTCAACATTGCCCACAGGAAAACCAGAAGCCTCCACCTGGCTATACCTGCTACAGATGCCGGGTTCCAGGGCATTTTATTCAGCATTGCCCAACCATTGGCGATTCCAAATTTGATAACTACAAAATGTCTCGTCCAGTTGCCCCGGTCGTATCTCCAAATCCTGCTGATGACATTCTATCCGCACTTGCCCCAGCTGCATCTGTGAGTGTAGTTGATGACTTGCCAGCAGAACTCCACTGCCAACTATGTAATAAGGTGATGGCAGATGCGGTGTTAACAAGCAAGTGCTGCTTCGTCAGTTTCTGTGATAAAT GTATTCGAGATTACATTATTACACATTCGAAGTGCATTTGTGGAGTCAAGGTCCTTGCAGATTCCCTCATCCCCAATCCCACAGTTAGGAGCACAATCAGCAATTTGTTAGGAACAAGGACTTGCAGCACTGCCAGCGGTACAGGGAAGCACAGAAGTTCTTCAGGAAGCAACGCTGATCCCAAATCACAGAGCCACACCACCTCGGCTGCTTTGGAAAGGGACACGAAGCAATGTATGGACAACCAGCTATCGCAAGCTTCTCCCGACGCCCGCCTCCAGGTCGCCACAGAAGGTGATCAAGTCGACCGGCCTCAGAAGAATTCTGATCTGAAGAGCAACACTGAAGGCTCTGCAGGGCGATCAGTAGAGAAAGCCATACCTAATGCTGACCTACCCAAACTGAAGGATGTGAGCGAATCAACTATGAAGAATGGTACTATTTCAGGGACCTTAGAACCAAAAGTTGCTAAGACTGATCAGTTGAAGAAGAAGCGAAAGAAGGCAGACTCATCTAAGGCTGTTCATCCAAACAATGTTGATTATGGTTACAACGTTCCATTTGACCCTGCATATTGTAACCCTTTCAACGGTGGATATCAAATGGGTCCATTTGGGGTACCTGATCCATACATGTACGGCTCAATGGGCATGCCCTATGGTGGTTTCCCGATGGGTCCGTTTGGTATGAATCCCTTTGGCAATATTCCGCCGCAGGCTCTTGCCATGCAAGGCTATCCGCCAAACTATCAAAG CTGGGAAAACCAGGCCGCGTTACACCGTGATGCCGAAGCTGCTGCACGCTCAAGGCAGGTCTCCCAGGGAAACGCTGGAGCTGCTGCACGTTCAAGGCAGACCGAGAGGCCACATGACTCTGGTGCTTGGCCCCGGCCATCAGATCGCAACCAGCGCATGGGCTCTCCTCAAGGCAACCAGCGCATGGGCTCTCCTCAAGGCAGAGAGCTGAGGGACAGGCCCCAGTCAAGACCTGAGCCATCAGAGCGCAACCAGCGCTTGGGTTCTCCTCGCGGCCGAGAGTCCAGAGACAGGTCCCGGTCTAGATCTAAACCATCAGAGCGCAGCCAGCGCTCGGTTTCTCCTCGCCGCAGAGAGTCGAGGGACAGGTCCCGGTCAAGACCGGCGAGGAGTAGTAGGGACCATGGGCGTTCCGACAGAGGTTCCAGTGACTACCACGAGGATCACCATGACAGGAAGAGAATGCGCGTCTCTTCTACCGTTGATGGTGATACAGAGAGCAGCCAGAGGTCCAGGCACAGTTCTAGGAGCAGCCTCAGGCGCGACGACGCGAGCGACGATGAGCAGAATTTCAAGAGGAAGTGGGGACGATGA
- the LOC109747835 gene encoding E3 ubiquitin ligase PQT3-like isoform X1, producing the protein MGVLYYKYKSAKETYPVTLPYSFISVPDLKQLILSSNRHGTGRSRGRGPREDIALSNAQTGEEYAEDAMIPQNVTVLVRRTAGQESENIVVVSSRKVIEDGSIASNRSVVTESVSKSCSSAEVKDEDAAIAAVIDAAELKWEEQSFKRGQAPGRFTSGRHNGHGSSEREAPPPGYVCRSCGVAGHFIQHCPQENQKPPPGYTCYRCRVPGHFIQHCPTIGDSKFDNYKMSRPVAPVVSPNPADDILSALAPAASVSVVDDLPAELHCQLCNKVMADAVLTSKCCFVSFCDKCIRDYIITHSKCICGVKVLADSLIPNPTVRSTISNLLGTRTCSTASGTGKHRSSSGSNADPKSQSHTTSAALERDTKQCMDNQLSQASPDARLQVATEGDQVDRPQKNSDLKSNTEGSAGRSVEKAIPNADLPKLKDVSESTMKNGTISGTLEPKVAKTDQLKKKRKKADSSKAVHPNNVDYGYNVPFDPAYCNPFNGGYQMGPFGVPDPYMYGSMGMPYGGFPMGPFGMNPFGNIPPQALAMQGYPPNYQSWENQAALHRDAEAAARSRQVSQGNAGAAARSRQTERPHDSGAWPRPSDRNQRMGSPQGNQRMGSPQGRELRDRPQSRPEPSERNQRLGSPRGRESRDRSRSRSKPSERSQRSVSPRRRESRDRSRSRPARSSRDHGRSDRGSSDYHEDHHDRKRMRVSSTVDGDTESSQRSRHSSRSSLRRDDASDDEQNFKRKWGR; encoded by the exons ATGGGTGTCTTGTATTACAAATATAAGAGTGCAAAGGAAACTTACCCTGTGACGTTGCCCTACTCGTTTATATCTGTGCCTGATCTCAAGCAGCTCATCTTGTCGAGTAACCGGCACGGCACCGGCCGTAGCCGCGGCCGCGGCCCCCGCGAGGATATCGCCCTCTCCAACGCCCAGACCGGCGAAG AATATGCAGAAGATGCAATGATACCACAGAACGTAACTGTGCTGGTCCGCCGAACTGCTGGGCAAGAGTCGGAGAATATCGTCGTGGTCTCTTC GCGGAAAGTAATAGAAGATGGTTCTATAGCTTCAAACAGATCAGTGGTTACTGAATCAGTCTCAAAATCTTGTTCCTCCGCAGAAGTGAAAGATGAAGATGCTGCTATTGCAGCTGTGATTGATGCAGCTGAACTTAAATG GGAAGAGCAGTCATTTAAGAGAGGACAAGCTCCTGGAAGGTTTACATCAGGACGCCATAATG GCCATGGATCATCAGAAAGGGAGGCACCTCCACCTGGCTATGTGTGCCGCAGCTGCGGAGTTGCAGGCCATTTCATTCAACATTGCCCACAGGAAAACCAGAAGCCTCCACCTGGCTATACCTGCTACAGATGCCGGGTTCCAGGGCATTTTATTCAGCATTGCCCAACCATTGGCGATTCCAAATTTGATAACTACAAAATGTCTCGTCCAGTTGCCCCGGTCGTATCTCCAAATCCTGCTGATGACATTCTATCCGCACTTGCCCCAGCTGCATCTGTGAGTGTAGTTGATGACTTGCCAGCAGAACTCCACTGCCAACTATGTAATAAGGTGATGGCAGATGCGGTGTTAACAAGCAAGTGCTGCTTCGTCAGTTTCTGTGATAAAT GTATTCGAGATTACATTATTACACATTCGAAGTGCATTTGTGGAGTCAAGGTCCTTGCAGATTCCCTCATCCCCAATCCCACAGTTAGGAGCACAATCAGCAATTTGTTAGGAACAAGGACTTGCAGCACTGCCAGCGGTACAGGGAAGCACAGAAGTTCTTCAGGAAGCAACGCTGATCCCAAATCACAGAGCCACACCACCTCGGCTGCTTTGGAAAGGGACACGAAGCAATGTATGGACAACCAGCTATCGCAAGCTTCTCCCGACGCCCGCCTCCAGGTCGCCACAGAAGGTGATCAAGTCGACCGGCCTCAGAAGAATTCTGATCTGAAGAGCAACACTGAAGGCTCTGCAGGGCGATCAGTAGAGAAAGCCATACCTAATGCTGACCTACCCAAACTGAAGGATGTGAGCGAATCAACTATGAAGAATGGTACTATTTCAGGGACCTTAGAACCAAAAGTTGCTAAGACTGATCAGTTGAAGAAGAAGCGAAAGAAGGCAGACTCATCTAAGGCTGTTCATCCAAACAATGTTGATTATGGTTACAACGTTCCATTTGACCCTGCATATTGTAACCCTTTCAACGGTGGATATCAAATGGGTCCATTTGGGGTACCTGATCCATACATGTACGGCTCAATGGGCATGCCCTATGGTGGTTTCCCGATGGGTCCGTTTGGTATGAATCCCTTTGGCAATATTCCGCCGCAGGCTCTTGCCATGCAAGGCTATCCGCCAAACTATCAAAG CTGGGAAAACCAGGCCGCGTTACACCGTGATGCCGAAGCTGCTGCACGCTCAAGGCAGGTCTCCCAGGGAAACGCTGGAGCTGCTGCACGTTCAAGGCAGACCGAGAGGCCACATGACTCTGGTGCTTGGCCCCGGCCATCAGATCGCAACCAGCGCATGGGCTCTCCTCAAGGCAACCAGCGCATGGGCTCTCCTCAAGGCAGAGAGCTGAGGGACAGGCCCCAGTCAAGACCTGAGCCATCAGAGCGCAACCAGCGCTTGGGTTCTCCTCGCGGCCGAGAGTCCAGAGACAGGTCCCGGTCTAGATCTAAACCATCAGAGCGCAGCCAGCGCTCGGTTTCTCCTCGCCGCAGAGAGTCGAGGGACAGGTCCCGGTCAAGACCGGCGAGGAGTAGTAGGGACCATGGGCGTTCCGACAGAGGTTCCAGTGACTACCACGAGGATCACCATGACAGGAAGAGAATGCGCGTCTCTTCTACCGTTGATGGTGATACAGAGAGCAGCCAGAGGTCCAGGCACAGTTCTAGGAGCAGCCTCAGGCGCGACGACGCGAGCGACGATGAGCAGAATTTCAAGAGGAAGTGGGGACGATGA
- the LOC109747834 gene encoding uncharacterized protein, which produces MSASTSGGGGLSPQAAAALQEGIGLVFARWTALQMAVENEWGGRDSRAKADRLAADVLSFFTTSKGPYYFDDLEEMMFDNISEFFNADFEDGSVGEVAEQVLIMHEECLQNNYSSIEKLRNTRAQANAVSQSRMMVTDEGDDSSDDSSDDDDGDEPARADDMSVDEPKPSKPAPDADGWTVVPPKRGGRGKN; this is translated from the exons ATGTCGGCATCCACCAGCGGCGGCGGGGGGCTCTCGCCGCAGGCGGCCGCGGCGCTCCAGGAGGGCATCGGGCTGGTGTTCGCGCGGTGGACGGCGCTGCAGATGGCGGTGGAGAACGAGTGGGGCGGCCGCGACTCCCGCGCCAAGGCCGACCGGCTCGCCGCCGACGTCCTCTCCTTCTTCACCACCTCCAAAG GTCCATATTATTTTGATGACTTGGAGGAGATGATGTTTGACAACATATCCGAATTCTTCAATGCTGACTTTGAGGATGGAAGTGTTGGGGAG GTTGCTGAACAAGTATTGATTATGCATGAAGAATGCCTGCAAAACAACTATTCGTCGATTGAGAAGCTAAGGAACACGCGTGCTCAAGCAAATGCTGTTTCCCAAAGTAGAATG ATGGTAACTGATGAAGGCGATGATAGCTCGGATGATAGCTCGgacgatgacgacggcgatgaacCAGCCAGGGCAGATGATATGTCGGTGGATGAGCCAAAGCCTTCCAAGCCTGCCCCTGATGCTGACGGGTGGACTGTTGTGCCACCGAAGCGCGGCGGCCGGGGCAAGAATTAA